From a region of the Clostridium beijerinckii genome:
- a CDS encoding IS3 family transposase, with amino-acid sequence MSKKLFSDEEIKSLSKNRYVKSVSKRGITYTDEFKILFIAERSKGKLPIHIFQDAEFDIDVIGNNRIWCASKRWRNAYNESGELGLRDSRKLNSGRPLKRELTVEEIIAKKDAEIAYWKAEAELLKKIELQERQVKNSKLSASSIFVIIQHIILTYNYKNMVSHLCEVALVSRSGYYNYLKSTGKRNRREEKDLELKDIILKAFNHRGYKKGSRSIKMVLENEFNLIINRKCIQRIMRKYNIECPIRKANPYRRMMKATHEHTVVPNILNREFKQDLVGKVLLTDITYLTYGASNRAYLSTIKDASTNEILSYQLSNSLTLDIATETIKKLMKNHKNLLNKDAFIHSDQGVHYTSPRFQKLLKKYKIGQSMSRRGNCWDNAPQESFFGHMKDEIDLKSCSTFEELEASIDNYMEYYNNYRYQWGLKKLAPVQYRNQLIAA; translated from the coding sequence ATGAGTAAAAAATTATTTTCAGATGAAGAAATTAAAAGTTTATCAAAAAATAGATATGTTAAATCTGTAAGTAAACGTGGAATTACATATACAGATGAATTTAAAATATTGTTTATCGCTGAGCGTAGCAAGGGAAAACTACCTATTCATATTTTTCAAGATGCTGAATTTGATATAGATGTTATTGGAAATAATAGAATTTGGTGTGCAAGTAAAAGATGGCGTAATGCTTATAATGAATCAGGAGAGCTTGGTCTAAGAGATTCTAGAAAATTAAACAGTGGTCGTCCACTTAAACGTGAACTAACCGTTGAAGAAATAATAGCCAAAAAGGATGCAGAAATTGCTTATTGGAAAGCTGAGGCAGAACTATTAAAAAAAATCGAGCTGCAAGAAAGGCAGGTGAAAAATAGTAAACTAAGTGCATCATCAATCTTTGTAATAATACAACATATAATTTTGACATATAACTATAAAAATATGGTTTCACATTTATGCGAAGTAGCTTTAGTATCTAGATCAGGCTATTATAATTATTTAAAATCAACAGGCAAACGTAATCGTAGAGAAGAAAAGGATTTAGAATTGAAGGATATCATTCTTAAAGCATTTAATCATAGGGGCTACAAGAAAGGTTCTCGTTCTATAAAAATGGTGTTAGAGAATGAATTTAATCTTATAATAAATCGAAAATGTATACAACGAATCATGAGAAAATATAATATTGAGTGCCCAATTAGAAAAGCTAACCCTTATCGTAGAATGATGAAAGCTACTCATGAGCATACTGTTGTACCTAATATTTTAAATAGAGAATTCAAGCAAGATTTGGTCGGAAAAGTTTTATTAACAGATATAACTTATTTAACATATGGAGCATCCAATAGGGCTTATTTGTCAACTATTAAAGATGCTTCAACAAATGAAATTCTTTCATATCAGCTTTCCAATAGCCTTACATTAGATATAGCTACCGAAACTATTAAAAAGTTGATGAAAAATCACAAAAATTTACTAAATAAAGATGCCTTTATTCATTCGGATCAAGGAGTTCATTATACTAGTCCTAGATTTCAAAAACTTCTTAAAAAATATAAAATTGGTCAGTCTATGTCTAGGCGCGGAAATTGTTGGGATAATGCCCCGCAGGAATCATTTTTTGGTCATATGAAAGATGAAATTGACTTAAAAAGTTGTTCAACATTTGAAGAATTAGAAGCTTCAATTGATAACTATATGGAGTATTATAATAATTATAGATATCAGTGGGGACTTAAAAAGCTGGCTCCTGTACAATACAGAAACCAGCTCATAGCTGCCTAG
- a CDS encoding RloB family protein: MPKLNRAGRKHKRNEGTKEVQPGNYLIVTEGTETEVNYFENISRIIKERFRNNIIVEKVDLDVKGLGRSTTVLVNEAMKKRSLNPSYSDVWVVFDKDDNKDFNEAIIFAKENGLNTAWSNECFELWILLHFQDLTAAIDRDDYTDKLNTHFKKKNLNKGKYEKNIYDIFDVISPYVNIAIKRSNALIADYKSSNIISPTKMNPGTKVQDLVSELIQYIK; encoded by the coding sequence ATGCCGAAATTAAATAGAGCTGGCCGTAAGCATAAAAGAAATGAAGGAACCAAAGAAGTTCAACCAGGCAATTATTTAATTGTGACTGAAGGCACAGAAACTGAAGTTAATTATTTTGAAAATATAAGCCGAATTATTAAAGAGCGGTTTAGAAATAATATTATCGTTGAAAAAGTTGATTTAGATGTTAAAGGTCTTGGGCGTTCCACTACAGTTTTAGTTAATGAAGCTATGAAAAAACGTAGTTTAAATCCTTCCTATAGTGATGTTTGGGTAGTATTTGATAAAGATGATAATAAAGATTTTAATGAAGCTATAATTTTTGCTAAAGAAAATGGATTAAATACTGCATGGTCAAATGAATGTTTTGAGTTATGGATATTACTTCATTTTCAAGATCTAACAGCAGCTATTGATAGAGATGATTATACTGATAAATTAAATACTCATTTTAAAAAGAAGAATTTAAATAAAGGTAAGTACGAAAAAAATATTTATGATATTTTTGATGTGATATCTCCATATGTAAATATTGCTATAAAAAGGAGCAATGCATTGATAGCAGATTACAAAAGTTCTAATATAATTAGTCCAACTAAAATGAATCCAGGAACTAAGGTTCAAGACTTAGTTTCCGAGTTAATTCAATATATTAAATAA
- a CDS encoding type II toxin-antitoxin system Phd/YefM family antitoxin: MIAVNYTNIRENLKAYCDKVNDEDETVIITRKDNKNVVLISQNEYNNMLENIKILKDPKYLIKLYKSLSELENSDLKEIDS, from the coding sequence ATGATAGCAGTTAATTATACGAATATCCGCGAAAATTTAAAAGCATATTGCGACAAGGTAAATGATGAGGATGAGACTGTAATTATAACTAGAAAAGATAATAAAAATGTTGTTTTAATATCTCAAAATGAATATAATAATATGCTTGAAAATATAAAGATTTTAAAAGATCCTAAGTATTTGATTAAGCTCTATAAATCATTAAGTGAACTGGAAAATAGTGATTTAAAAGAGATTGATTCATAG
- a CDS encoding helix-turn-helix domain-containing protein: protein MKVIEFGSMKNNKIVPAKLKEARVARGLSLAQLSKLIGISSQAISQFEKGETKPSPATLVKLIETLDFPINFFCSSYNGALENEVIYFRSNKNITNKLRDACKSRISWIEKVYLLIESYFQLPKLEIPKLEDLDVDSIDHIQIEEITLKLRDYWGLDQSPIENLIDILQSKGFVITKLKIGTKKIDAFSVWKNGVPYIFIGDDKESAVRLRFDLAHELAHLLIHKYIDKEELEEDKELYNKIEEQANYFAAAFLLPIEAFNKEVISSSIDSFILLKKRWKVSISAMIKRCQNANILTDNQIRYLNSQMIKYGYYRKEPLDEEIKKETPYLFKQAFEILVENNIYTKEAILEKLELNKNEAIELYSLDKSFFEKSNNILKLIK from the coding sequence ATGAAGGTGATAGAGTTTGGTTCTATGAAAAATAATAAAATAGTTCCAGCAAAACTAAAAGAGGCTAGAGTTGCGAGGGGGCTATCTTTAGCACAACTTTCAAAACTAATAGGCATATCAAGTCAAGCAATATCTCAATTTGAAAAAGGAGAAACAAAACCAAGTCCAGCAACATTAGTTAAATTAATAGAAACTTTAGATTTCCCAATAAATTTTTTCTGCTCAAGTTATAATGGAGCCTTAGAAAATGAGGTAATATATTTTAGGAGCAATAAAAACATAACTAATAAATTAAGGGATGCGTGTAAGTCCAGAATTTCATGGATTGAAAAAGTATATTTACTAATAGAATCATATTTTCAATTACCTAAATTAGAAATACCTAAGTTAGAAGACTTGGATGTAGATAGTATTGATCATATCCAAATAGAAGAGATTACTTTAAAATTAAGAGACTATTGGGGACTAGATCAATCACCAATAGAAAATTTAATAGATATACTACAATCAAAAGGTTTTGTTATTACTAAATTAAAAATAGGAACAAAAAAAATAGATGCATTTTCTGTTTGGAAAAATGGTGTACCATATATTTTTATAGGTGATGATAAGGAGTCAGCTGTAAGATTAAGATTTGATCTTGCACATGAATTGGCACATTTACTTATTCATAAATATATAGATAAAGAAGAATTAGAGGAAGATAAAGAGTTATATAACAAAATTGAGGAGCAGGCAAATTATTTTGCAGCAGCATTTCTATTGCCAATAGAAGCATTTAACAAAGAAGTTATATCATCCTCAATAGATAGCTTTATTCTGCTAAAAAAAAGATGGAAGGTCTCAATATCAGCAATGATAAAAAGATGTCAAAATGCAAATATTTTAACTGATAATCAAATAAGATATTTAAATTCACAGATGATAAAATATGGCTATTATAGAAAAGAACCATTAGATGAAGAAATAAAAAAGGAAACACCTTATTTATTTAAGCAAGCGTTTGAAATATTAGTAGAGAATAATATTTATACAAAGGAAGCTATATTAGAAAAGTTAGAATTAAATAAAAATGAAGCTATAGAACTTTATTCTCTAGATAAGTCATTTTTTGAAAAGAGTAATAATATATTGAAGTTGATAAAGTGA
- a CDS encoding AAA family ATPase: MLIQFNFKNFKSFRDDTSLDMTATSITEHPYNLINSGDEKYIKTAAIYGANASGKSSVIEAYTFMRNWIRDSFKQASTTEDIPIKRFAFDSEALKEPAEFEVFFKYNNHEYQYGFSLDNKKILEEWLYVKKENSKDKYITLFERSEQGIDCNSKLLKGAENFISIIEDKTLFLSIISNAKIPYTKDVFDWFFRVFIIDYGNINFESGLTKIHSPNIENKDYQKELVNFLTSIDINIDGIIVEKLKNENDEFKIYTKHLMKDKINYYQMPLSEESSGTQKMFTLFTYLQIALTLGGRLFIDELDAKLHPLLLRYILTMFHDENINRNGAQLIYVTHDNYTLTKDIFRRDQIWFVEKDSDAVSHLYSLAEYKSDDDKKVRKDASYNKDYLLGKYGSVPILRGYDMWRNQDAEIK; encoded by the coding sequence ATGCTTATACAATTTAATTTTAAAAATTTCAAATCATTTAGAGATGATACAAGTTTAGATATGACTGCAACTTCAATTACAGAGCACCCATATAATTTAATAAATTCCGGTGATGAAAAATATATTAAAACCGCTGCAATTTATGGAGCAAATGCAAGTGGTAAAAGTTCTGTTATTGAAGCTTATACATTTATGAGAAATTGGATTCGAGATTCTTTTAAACAGGCATCAACTACTGAAGATATACCAATTAAACGCTTTGCATTTGATAGTGAAGCATTAAAAGAACCTGCTGAATTTGAAGTATTTTTTAAATATAATAATCACGAATATCAATATGGATTTTCATTAGATAACAAAAAAATTCTTGAAGAATGGCTTTATGTTAAAAAGGAAAATAGCAAAGATAAATATATTACTTTATTTGAAAGATCTGAGCAAGGCATAGATTGTAATTCTAAATTATTAAAAGGTGCTGAAAACTTTATTTCTATTATAGAAGATAAAACTTTATTTCTATCAATAATTTCAAATGCTAAAATTCCTTATACAAAGGATGTTTTTGATTGGTTTTTTAGAGTATTTATTATAGACTATGGAAATATTAATTTTGAAAGTGGGTTAACCAAAATACATTCACCCAATATAGAAAATAAAGATTATCAGAAAGAGCTAGTTAATTTTTTAACTTCTATAGACATAAATATAGATGGTATTATCGTGGAAAAGTTAAAAAATGAAAATGATGAATTTAAAATTTATACAAAACATCTAATGAAAGATAAAATAAATTACTACCAGATGCCACTTTCTGAAGAATCAAGTGGAACTCAAAAAATGTTTACACTATTTACGTACTTACAAATTGCACTTACATTGGGAGGTCGACTATTTATTGATGAACTTGATGCCAAACTTCATCCACTACTTTTAAGATACATTTTAACCATGTTTCATGATGAAAATATAAATAGAAATGGAGCTCAACTTATATATGTGACCCATGACAACTATACATTAACTAAAGATATTTTTAGACGTGATCAAATCTGGTTTGTCGAAAAGGATTCTGATGCAGTATCTCATTTATATTCCTTAGCTGAATATAAGTCAGATGATGATAAAAAGGTTAGAAAAGATGCTTCTTACAACAAAGATTACCTTCTTGGGAAATACGGTTCTGTCCCTATCTTAAGGGGTTATGATATGTGGAGGAATCAAGATGCCGAAATTAAATAG
- a CDS encoding ParA family protein — translation MGIVISILNNKGGVGKSTSTYNLGYELSKMGKKTLIIDLDPQSSLSVYVGLDPLEHYASIENVFRGEMKLEEVIVPTGNENLFMVPSCIEFSTIEMYLMGVMGRETVFDKALENAKKNFDYILIDNSPSLGNTTINSLFASDYAIAPTDASYLSFRALGILNETVKQVQEFNKKLKDVKVLITMYDGRANHSREVAEMLKEKYYVFTDYIKTSTKFKDAVMRFESITQYAGEKFDGSIAYNNVAKEIISW, via the coding sequence ATGGGCATTGTAATTAGTATTTTAAATAATAAGGGTGGAGTAGGAAAATCAACATCAACATATAACTTAGGATATGAATTAAGTAAAATGGGTAAAAAAACACTAATAATAGATCTGGATCCACAGAGTAGTTTGAGTGTATATGTTGGACTTGACCCACTAGAACATTATGCAAGTATAGAAAATGTATTTAGGGGAGAGATGAAATTAGAGGAGGTAATAGTTCCAACTGGAAATGAAAATTTATTTATGGTTCCTAGCTGCATAGAATTTTCTACTATAGAAATGTATTTAATGGGAGTAATGGGAAGGGAAACAGTATTTGATAAAGCTCTAGAAAATGCTAAGAAAAATTTTGATTATATTCTTATAGATAATAGTCCATCACTTGGAAATACTACAATAAATTCTTTATTTGCCTCAGATTATGCAATAGCTCCAACGGATGCATCGTATCTTTCTTTTAGAGCTCTTGGAATATTAAATGAAACTGTTAAACAAGTTCAAGAATTTAATAAGAAATTAAAAGATGTAAAAGTACTTATAACTATGTATGACGGCAGAGCTAATCACAGCAGAGAAGTTGCTGAGATGCTAAAAGAAAAATATTATGTTTTCACAGATTACATTAAAACCAGCACTAAATTTAAAGATGCAGTAATGAGGTTTGAAAGTATAACTCAATATGCTGGTGAAAAGTTTGATGGTTCTATAGCTTATAACAATGTAGCAAAGGAGATAATATCATGGTAA